The following are encoded in a window of Lynx canadensis isolate LIC74 chromosome B1, mLynCan4.pri.v2, whole genome shotgun sequence genomic DNA:
- the FGG gene encoding fibrinogen gamma chain, translated as MTWSLNHQGLILCFCTLLLLPSTCLAYVATRDNCCILDERFGSYCPTTCGVADFLSTYQTGVDNDLRTLEDILSRIENKTSEAKELIKSIQVNYNPNEPPKPNTIVSATKDSKKMMEEILKYEALIGTHESNIRFLQEIYNSNNQKINNLKLKVAQLEAKCQEPCKDTVQIHDTTGKDCQDIANKGAKESGLYFIKPLKAKQQFLVYCEIDGSGNGWTVLQKRLDGSLDFKKNWIQYKEGFGHLSPTGTTEFWLGNEKIHLISTQSAIPYALRIQLEDWNGRTSTADYAMFKVGPEADKYRLTYAYFIGGDAGDAFDGYDFGDDPSDKFFTSHNGMQFSTWDNDNDKYEGNCAEQDGSGWWMNKCHAGHLNGVYYQGGSYSKTSTPNGYDNGIIWATWQSRWYSMKKTTMKIIPFNRLSIGEGQQHHLGGAKQAGDI; from the exons ATGACTTGGTCCTTGAACCACCAGGGTTTAATCCTCTGCTTCTGTACTCTTTTATTGCTCCCCTCAACATGCCTGGCA taTGTTGCTACGCGAGACAACTGCTGCATCTTAGATGAAAGATTT GGTAGTTATTGCCCAACTACCTGTGGAGTTGCAGATTTCCTGTCTACTTACCAAACCGGTGTAGACAATGATCTGCGGACTTTGGAAGACATCTTAAGTCGAATTGAAAACAAAACCTCAGAAGCCAAAGAATTGATCAAATCAATCCAAGTCAACTATAATCCCAATGAGCCACCAAAGCCAA ACACAATAGTGAGTGCTACTAAGGATTCCAAGAAAATGATGGAAGAAATTCTAAAATACGAGGCATTAATTGGAACACATGAATCAAATATTCG ATTTTTGCAGgaaatatataattcaaataaCCAAAAGATCAATAACCTGAAACTGAAGGTAGCCCAGCTTGAAGCAAAGTGTCAGGAACCATGCAAAGACACAGTACAAATACATGATACAACTGGGAAAG acTGTCAAGACATTGCTAATAAGGGAGCCAAAGAGAGTGGGCTTTACTTTATCAAACCTCTGAAAGCTAAGCAGCAGTTCTTAGTCTACTGTGAAATTGATGGATCTGGAAATGGATGGACTGTGTTGCAGAAG AGGCTTGATGGCAGTTTGGATTTCAAGAAAAATTGGATTCAATATAAAGAAGGATTTGGACATCTGTCTCCTACTGGAACCACAGAATTTTGGCTGGGAAATGAGAAGATTCATTTGATAAGCACCCAGTCTGCCATACCATATGCATTAAGAATACAGTTGGAGGACTGGAATGGCAGAACCAG TACTGCAGACTATGCCATGTTCAAGGTGGGACCTGAAGCTGACAAATACCGCCTGACATATGCCTACTTTATTGGTGGAGATGCTGGAGATGCCTTTGACGGCTATGATTTTGGCGATGATCCTAGTGATAAATTTTTCACATCCCACAATGGCATGCAGTTCAGTACCTGGGACAATGACAATGATAAGTATGAAGGAAATTGTGCTGAACAGGATGGATCTGGTTGGTGGATGAACAAGTGTCATGCTGGCCACCTCAATGGAGTTTATTACCAAG GTGGCAGTTACTCAAAAACATCTACTCCTAATGGTTATGATAATGGCATTATTTGGGCCACCTGGCAATCTCGGTGGTATTCCATGAAGAAAACCACCATGAAGATAATCCCATTCAACAGATTATCTATTGGAGAAGGACAGCAGCACCATCTTGGGGGAGCCAAACAG GCTGGAGACATTTAA